The sequence AGGGATTCGGGAATTTGTGGTAGAAGTTCTAACATTAGGTACAGCTGACCACCCGAATCTCGTCAAGTTAGTTGGATACTGTGCTGAAGGAGATCAGAGGCTATTGGTGTACGAGTACATGTCGCATGGTTCCTTGGAGGACCATCTACATGGTATGTCTCAGCCAAGTGCCATGTGTCAATTTCATATATAGTTTGTGGCTAGTATTTCACTTATGACAGTTACTTTCACAGACCTTCGCCCTAATGTAAAACAGCTAGATTGGAACACTAGAATGAAGATAGCAGCTGGTGCGGCAAAAGGCTTAGAGTATTTGCACGACAAGATGAAACCGCCCATCATATATCGTGATTTGAAGTGTTCCAACATTTTGCTCGGGGATGGATATCATCCCAAACTATCGGATTTTGGATTGGCAAAAGTCGGCCCTTCTGGAGATCAGACGCATGTTTCGACCAGAGTGATGGGCACATATGGATACTGTGCACCTGATTATGCAATGACTGGCCAACTGACATTCAAGTCCGatatttatagttttggtgtttGTCTTCTAGAGATCATTACGGGCAGAAGGGCCATTGACAACAGAAGATGTGCTTCAGAGCAAAATCTGGTCTCATGGGTGGGTACCTTTGATTTCTACTTCTACATACTCAAATTCTTGTTCTTCTGACGGTATAGGGAGAACATTTGTTGATTTCTCTGTAGTAATCTTCTTTCAAACGATTAATAACTATACCACACACATCGTCATTGATCAGCATAGCAGATGTAGTGTTATTTCTCTTTTAGAATGAATTTTTCCTTTGCCTTAGATCAGATGGTTTCATGACTCCTGATTTGCCCCTTTTCGAGTTCATGCCAGCCTATATGGATCCAAAAAGAAGAGTACAAGACCAATCTGTTAGGTATCCAAAGCTCCACCACTGATTCTTTCAATCTGAAGTAGCTTATTTTAATCTTATTCTAACATTTATGGTGAAGTCAAAAGATCAATAAGCTTTCTGAGAACAAGGAGTTGATTTGTTGATATCAGAAATCCTAGGAGAAGTTTTATCATAGGCGCAACATTTTCTTCAATTAGAAATCATTTTATGTCATGTGATGACTAAATTGTTTAATCCCATAGTAGTATGTGAAGGAATACTTCCTGTAGGAATGAAAATATCTTTTTATGGGTACATTCTTGTTTCTCTGCAGGCCAAACCATTATTCAAGGACCGCAAAAAATTCCATCAAATGGCTGATCCAGCACTCGAAGGTCAATATCCCGTTAGAGGCTTATACCAGGCTCTTGCAATCGCTGCGATGTGCGTCCAAGAACAGCCTAACATGCGTCCTCTCATAGCTGATATTGTTATAGCATTGAACTACCTTGCTTCCCAGATATACGATCCCAACATCCATCCAATCCAAACTCCCGGAAAGAGCCCTGCTTCGCGCAAAGTCAAGAAAGAAGAGGAACGTAGACACCCCCGCTTAATAAGTTGAATGTTTTTCGCTCCTCAAATGTAAATGAAAGTTGAggtaaaaaagaaagagagataAAACAAAAGATAGAGCCTTTTTTATGTGGAAGAATTTTAAGCAATTGATACTTTTTTAGTGCTGCTGGAAAATGCTTGAAGAAACTTGTTTCGTGTGGGATGTGAGTTGCGTGAGGTTCTGTTATTGCACCCATATTACTGGGACCGCCTAGAGCTACTAATTCTATTTTGGCTCAAGTTTTGTACCGAAATAAAGTTATTTTCTCATTTTCTGCATCAAACATAAAACTCTTGTTTAATCTGTATTTCGAACTTTAAGCATTAATATATTTACAATCTTCTTACCATATTATTTACAGTAATTATTAAGTTGCATCAAATATCTATTTTTAGCGAGCAACCATCTCTAGCTATAAAGTTGCCTGGTGCAAGATGGAAGGAGAAATCCAGAGGTTCTCACTTCTCACGGGGGAGGAAGCAAGCTCAATCCAACATACCTTCGTGTCGGACCAAAAGAAAAGTATCAAAAGAAATCAGAGCTTCTGCTTCGTCCACTGCTGCTATCGCGGAAGCATATCCAAGAATAGGGAAGCATATCCAAGAATAGGATATCACacgttaataatttatttaaattatattaactattgattaaataagtaaaataataaattttaaattatttttaaaattattaacacaaatgcaaaataaaaaaacaatttctaaatttttttttttaaatataacctTGGTCAACGACTTTTTTTAACCTGAAATTTGTTTGATGACTTCCTTATTTGCCTAAAAAACACATATAGTACCACCACATATGGGACAACGTGGAAACAGTGTGTAGAACCTATCAACACATGATGGAAAGTGTTGGGCAACGTTTAGAAAATCGACGAGATTGCGGATGGCGTTCGGCTGCAGCAACAAATCGGATGCCACTGGGGGAGGGACTCTAAAGCACATTGATATAAATCTGTGATCAATGTTTTGTGAAATCGATACACTGTACTCTATCAATAAACTGTTCAGTTGGCCACAAGTTGTTTATGCATTTGCATGACAGACTTTAAATTAGCAGAATGAGTAAAGAACAGTAAATTCTCCTAATGTAACTTTGCTTTTACAAAATTTCTTGAGGTAATATTGGATGTAAATACAACTAAAATGTCTCACTCTGGTACATTTACAGATGAAGCTAGAAACCTGGCCAATGGTGAATATTTGTGACCTTTTATCCTTGAATGAAGCTTCATAGAGTCTCTGCGGTTACCTTTGGCAGTGAATTAAATACTTCTACTTTCTATCTTCCTATTAGTGAAACTTTCTATCTATTTTCGATCTAGGAAAATGTTTAATATAGtttataaactattttaaactTGTAGAATtggaaaattaaaatgaaaacgTTTCCATGAGTTACAACAATGATCATACTAGTGATAGTTGGAAAGCAATTTCTATAATAAGAAATGTCATCTGAATTATCTTCAAAAAGTTTAGTAGTACCATTGTTAAGTTTTAGTTAACCAACAATCGTTTGATTTAGAAAATTGTTTTCGGTAAAGTCAGTAACAAATCCATGCAACACCCCCATCAATTTGCTTGTAAACAAGAAAAAAAGATTTACTGAACACTAATTTTCTCTCCTGGAAATGAATGAAACGAgaatttacttatttattttgattttattcttTCAACTTTCCCATTCCTCAGTCACCTTGGACCTGAAAGCTCCATGCAATGAGCATCATAGTCATTATCCATGGTCAGTGTCGTACCAAACACGCTCGACTGATTGTGATCAACGTCCTCTTTTCCAGGGGAAGACATTGATCGTGACTTCCTGTTCTCGCGTGAAAAATTTGTAGCAGTATTGACGTAATTATGCACGGCTGCCCACTTTTCGGCGAGGCCATCACCTTCCAGCATTCGGACAACATCAGACATTTTGGGACGATGGGCAGGCAGGTTTTGAGTACAGAGTAGAGCCACTTGTAACATCTCCCCTACCTCAATCCTGTCAAAGTTAATTCCCAATTCTCGGTCCACCAATAACTCCACTTTCTTTTCTTGTTGTATCTGCTTAACCTGCATTCAAACGATGAGTTGAAGACGATTAGTGAACAAGCAAATAGGTATTTATTAATGCCATCACAGCAAATGAAGCACATATATTTCATTATGTTTTCTTTAACCTCGTCCAACCTATCATATTTGTGCAATGTAAGAACCGGCAAATGTAATGCTAAGGATACACACACCCATTCGAGCACAGCTCCTTTCTGGTTCGCCGATTTTCCAAACTCAAGTGCTCTCATTCCAGTAATTAGTTCTAACAGGAGAATTCCAAATCCAAAGACATCAGTTTTCTCGGACGACTGACCAGTTGAGAGGTATTCCGGTGCAATATGACCGACTGTACCACGAACAGCGGTGGTTACATGAGATTCAGCATGATCAAGTAGTTTAGCAAGGCCAAAGTCACCAACAACAGCCTCAAAGAAGTCGTCTAACAGCACATTGGCAGCCTTAACGTCCCTATGGATTATCTTTGGATCACATTGCTCATGCAGATATAGAAGGCCCCTTGCAGCACCAATCGCAATGCACTTTCTGGTGTTCCAATCTAGAGCCGGCTTCCCTGCAGTTATCATATAAAAGCTCTTGATTACAAATATGAATGAATTTCGTAGAACTATGGAGCCACATTTTCACAGTCAAAGTAAAATAAACACAAGCCTTTCTAGGGCCATAGCTTGATAACTCGGTCGTTCATTTCACAGTTTTTATAAGTTTAAGGGCAATAAGCacttaaaaaaaaagatcatcAAAATGTATCCATTTTATTCATGCTAGTTACCCAAAACTTTCTAATATTAGGTTTGATATCATACAGAACGTTTTGAATAGATTGAGAAGTATATTCCGATCATAAGAAATTCCAGGATTTGCTATCCTCAAATTTCAGTCAATCCGCCGTGTAGATTTAGGCATATCATGTCATAATTGTGCGATATTACCAAAATTGTGTGGCATCAAGAAAATTATCAGAtgaattatattgatttttgggtaactCTCATAGGAAATACTCAAGTGCTGACATTACAATTGCATAACAAAGCACAAAAAGAACCAGAAAGATTCTTTGTTATCTTGAAGCATATCAAATGCAGTTGAAATGGGCCCTGTTCCTAACTCACATGGGCTAAAGTTGGAAGTGACTTCAATCCCAACTGATACTGAGGTCCACCACAAGTTCATTGGTGACATGATTTATGCATTGCTTTCTACCTAATAACGATTTGGTCAAGTGGTAGTGACACAGTCTATAACTGACAAAAGCTGTGATGTCTTTTAAATTACATGTAATATGCACAGTTGGCTCCCTAGCAACttctcaataattattaatataaatcacTGGAAGAGTCAACAGCAAAAGACTAAAATATAATTCGAAAAATCAAAAGGAAAGGTTACCACCTCTAAGCCTTGCCGCCACACTGCCATTAGACATGTAAGGATACACAAGAAGCCTTTCATTAGGTGTGGCACAGTATCCAATAATGCGAAGCAAATTCCGGTGAACAGCTAGGCTGATCATCTCTAATTCAGTCCTAAACTGTGATTCTCCGGTGGTTCCTGTCAGATCTTTCAGTCGCTTCACCGCCACCAGCGTCCCATCTGCCAACTTTCCCCTGTAAACGTTGCCAAATCCTCCTGTGCCAAGAATGTTCTTCGAACTGTAATTGTCTGTAGCGTGCTGGAGTTCCTTAAATGTGAAGCATCTAAGATTTCCAAGACTTGTAAGATCCTCTTCTTGAACGTCTAATGATAGAATATATTATCGATTAGATATTAGAAACATGAGTGAAGACAATATATTACTATACTTGGGTGAAATCAACTACCTGTAGAGTTTAAAATGGATTGCGTTCTCTTCGCGTTTCTTTTCCAAACGAGAAATCCTAGCGCAACGACTAAGATTAATACAAAGCTGAGGCTCAGTCCAAGTGCAATTAATAGTTTCATGGAACTCGGCCGGCCTGGATTTATGCAAGGAAAATAAATTACAGTtgtaaaaagaaaacaaaatatttttatccacTGCTCTACCCCGCGCTGAAGAGAAGAAGTCGTATCGACTTGGAAAATGGAAAGATTTACAGTtgtaaaaagaaacaaaatattCTTGGATAAAAACATGAATGCATATAGAATTAATAATTTACCAGATGATGGATCCATGGTAAACGAAAGAGAGCTAGCCAAGATTGATCCAGAACATTTTTCACTGGAGTGACTCCCACAAATTAAAGGGTTACCCAATATGCTGCAACATAAATCATTACAACAAAAAAATGACAAaacataaacaattatttttcatgcattaaGAATGATTATATATAGTCTGAAATGCAGTTTTAGGAANCATgataaacaacaaaaacaaaatgtgGAATTTAAATAAGATAGAGTGCTCATACTCACAAGAAAGTAAGTTGGGGTAGACTGGCTAAAACCAGAGGAAGATCCCCACTCAAGCAATTGTTATTGAACCTCCTATACATTACAAGACAAATTACGACCATAAGGCAGACCAAATAGGGTTATAGAAAGGGATGTAAGTCAAGGGTGAACTACCCAGGGTGATTAGAGATAATCAACTATCTGTTCAAACATACGTGGAAGAGTTTTCACGTAAATTTGTGtgagatatttttattaattttcttttaaattttcgattCTTCTTCCTCACAAAAAGAACCCGGGTAAGTATAAAAGCAGGGGGGGCACAGCGAATGGCCTTCAACTCAAAATATCACCATTCTCCCAATCAAATCTATCTAAAAAGTGTTTACCATATAATTCTAAATAGAAAATTCTAGCAAGAATACTGGGGAAGAATTACACTCACAGATACTGGAGATGATTCAAGGAACCCAATGACTTAGGAATATGACCAGAAAACTTGTTACTAGAGAGATCCAATGTTTGAAGACTGGAAAGATGGCCTAATTCTTCTGGAATATGCCcagaaatattattattttgcaagaGTCTGCAGATAGAAACGTGAAAATTTCAGAACCAAGCCACACTAAAAGGCTTATTCACGATTAAGAATTACCACGTGTGAAAAGTTTCAACAATTTGCTTACACTTGTTTGAGGTTTGTGAGGTTTGCTATCTTCCCTGACAAAGAACCTGATAAACCTTGGCTAGGAGCTCCCCTGCACAAAATTCATTCACAATTCTAAACAAGAAGACAGTTGCAGGCAaatgtttcttttttctttacacGGCAGTGAATTCAAAACATATAAACACAcataaatacacacacacacacacacacacatatatatatataccacttattaatcaaaattcaaaagtatCTAAAAAGCAAAAAACAAGAATACTCACAAAGCAGTGACAAGATTATCAGAATTACAAGTGATCATAGACCAG comes from Primulina huaijiensis isolate GDHJ02 unplaced genomic scaffold, ASM1229523v2 scaffold10763, whole genome shotgun sequence and encodes:
- the LOC140965559 gene encoding probable serine/threonine-protein kinase PBL7 isoform X2 codes for the protein MLLTYSKAYFGKVRFHICSHTRKTSPRDKIVKEDSKVVNHSDIEHTVEVSDASNSSCDGETKDVKARKFTFSDLVAATQNFKDEYFLGEGGFGKVYKGHLQDTDEIVAIKQLDRNGCQGIREFVVEVLTLGTADHPNLVKLVGYCAEGDQRLLVYEYMSHGSLEDHLHDLRPNVKQLDWNTRMKIAAGAAKGLEYLHDKMKPPIIYRDLKCSNILLGDGYHPKLSDFGLAKVGPSGDQTHVSTRVMGTYGYCAPDYAMTGQLTFKSDIYSFGVCLLEIITGRRAIDNRRCASEQNLVSWAKPLFKDRKKFHQMADPALEGQYPVRGLYQALAIAAMCVQEQPNMRPLIADIVIALNYLASQIYDPNIHPIQTPGKSPASRKVKKEEERRHPRLIS
- the LOC140965559 gene encoding probable serine/threonine-protein kinase PBL7 isoform X1 translates to MGCFLCSGESSMDRKMERKNKNNINDDRCRKTDHSQQPQDTRKTSPRDKIVKEDSKVVNHSDIEHTVEVSDASNSSCDGETKDVKARKFTFSDLVAATQNFKDEYFLGEGGFGKVYKGHLQDTDEIVAIKQLDRNGCQGIREFVVEVLTLGTADHPNLVKLVGYCAEGDQRLLVYEYMSHGSLEDHLHDLRPNVKQLDWNTRMKIAAGAAKGLEYLHDKMKPPIIYRDLKCSNILLGDGYHPKLSDFGLAKVGPSGDQTHVSTRVMGTYGYCAPDYAMTGQLTFKSDIYSFGVCLLEIITGRRAIDNRRCASEQNLVSWAKPLFKDRKKFHQMADPALEGQYPVRGLYQALAIAAMCVQEQPNMRPLIADIVIALNYLASQIYDPNIHPIQTPGKSPASRKVKKEEERRHPRLIS